The following are encoded in a window of Lacinutrix sp. WUR7 genomic DNA:
- a CDS encoding tryptophan 2,3-dioxygenase family protein, with protein MEKDITNQLKEKFDNIGQDLEVHLQGLLYSKPINYWDYIQTDALLDLQTQRSVLPDEMVFIMYHQINELLFKMILWEIDQVANKEDLDAVFFTDKLMRVSRYFDMLTSSFVIMKDGMDVEQYNKFRNTLTPASGFQSAQYRKIEFASTELINLIDNRFRDTIDRNTPYEHAFDHLYWQAAGKDYKTGKKSYLLTVFEDRYKDEFIRFTKFYNTHNLYTKFKALPQSVKDDKQLIDAMRHYDHTVNIKWVMAHYNTANHYLNIGGKTAEATGGSEWVKYMHPKYQRRIFFPELWSEQELKDWGTDV; from the coding sequence ATGGAAAAAGACATAACCAACCAACTCAAAGAAAAATTCGATAATATAGGCCAAGATTTAGAGGTGCATTTACAAGGTTTGCTATATAGTAAACCTATAAATTATTGGGATTATATTCAAACAGATGCATTATTAGATCTACAAACCCAACGCTCTGTTTTACCGGATGAAATGGTGTTTATCATGTATCATCAAATTAATGAACTGTTATTTAAAATGATACTTTGGGAGATTGATCAAGTAGCAAATAAAGAAGATCTTGATGCTGTATTTTTTACAGACAAATTAATGCGTGTAAGTCGTTATTTCGATATGCTTACTTCTTCATTTGTAATCATGAAAGATGGAATGGATGTTGAACAGTACAATAAATTCAGAAATACCTTAACTCCAGCAAGTGGATTCCAAAGTGCGCAATACAGAAAAATAGAATTCGCTTCTACAGAACTTATTAATCTAATCGATAATCGATTTAGAGATACTATTGATAGAAATACACCTTATGAACACGCTTTCGATCATTTATATTGGCAAGCAGCAGGAAAAGACTATAAAACAGGTAAGAAAAGCTATTTATTAACAGTTTTTGAAGATAGATATAAAGACGAATTTATTAGATTTACAAAATTTTACAACACACATAATCTTTACACCAAGTTTAAGGCATTGCCGCAAAGTGTTAAAGACGATAAACAATTAATAGATGCAATGCGTCATTACGACCATACTGTGAATATTAAATGGGTTATGGCTCATTATAATACAGCAAATCACTACCTAAATATTGGTGGTAAAACGGCTGAAGCAACAGGAGGAAGCGAATGGGTTAAGTATATGCATCCTAAATACCAAAGAAGAATATTTTTTCCGGAACTATGGAGCGAGCAAGA
- a CDS encoding DUF3108 domain-containing protein: protein MKGLLIILLAIVTMNTAKAQEDSAFQDGEWFRFEMSYSGFLKAGNATLTVKDDTIDGKPVYHVVGKGWTTGAIKWFFKVKDKYESYFDKTTLLPYRFIRNIDEGGHKKDIEIDFDQENRKAYINDKKKKKKMVVDTKPNVQDMVSMYYYLRNKIEIATLKPGDEIKTDMFFDEENYGFKIKYLGEEILETEFGKVKTLKFRPYVLAGRVFKEEESLTLWVSKDKNKVPLRIQADLAVGSLRADLDAFKGLKYPFRIIADN from the coding sequence ATGAAAGGATTATTAATAATATTACTAGCAATAGTTACTATGAACACGGCTAAAGCACAGGAAGATAGCGCTTTTCAAGATGGAGAATGGTTTCGTTTCGAAATGAGCTACAGTGGTTTCTTAAAAGCAGGAAATGCAACGTTAACCGTAAAAGACGATACAATAGATGGTAAGCCTGTGTATCATGTTGTTGGTAAAGGTTGGACAACAGGAGCAATAAAGTGGTTTTTTAAAGTTAAAGATAAATATGAGAGCTATTTTGATAAAACAACGTTATTACCTTATAGGTTTATTAGAAACATAGATGAAGGAGGTCATAAAAAAGATATAGAAATAGATTTTGACCAAGAGAATCGAAAAGCGTACATAAACGATAAAAAGAAAAAGAAAAAAATGGTAGTAGATACAAAACCAAATGTCCAAGACATGGTTTCTATGTATTACTATTTAAGAAATAAAATAGAAATTGCGACGCTAAAACCAGGAGACGAAATTAAAACAGATATGTTTTTTGACGAAGAAAACTATGGTTTTAAAATAAAGTATCTAGGAGAAGAAATTTTAGAGACAGAATTCGGAAAAGTAAAAACACTGAAATTTAGACCCTATGTATTAGCAGGACGTGTTTTTAAAGAAGAAGAAAGTTTAACCCTTTGGGTTTCAAAAGACAAAAATAAAGTACCTTTACGTATTCAGGCAGATTTAGCAGTAGGTTCGCTTCGAGCAGATTTGGATGCCTTTAAAGGCTTAAAATACCCTTTTAGAATTATTGCAGATAACTAA